The proteins below come from a single Gossypium raimondii isolate GPD5lz chromosome 2, ASM2569854v1, whole genome shotgun sequence genomic window:
- the LOC105788525 gene encoding manganese-dependent ADP-ribose/CDP-alcohol diphosphatase isoform X2 has translation MGSANGLTNGRGGHPLFAFGVITDVQYADIPNGHSFLGVPRFYRHSMLVLQRAVKSWNNNKNLNFAIHFGDIVDGKCPKDQSLNAVKKLVDEFENFKGPVYHMIGNHCLYNLPRDKLLPLLKIPNLDGGRAYYEFSPAPGYRFVVLDGYDISAIGWPHDHPKTLEALKFLRERNPNSDKNSPNGLEGLDRRFLMFNGAVGEEQMEWLDCVLRDATNMKQKVVVCCHLPLDPGASSQEPLLWNYDEVMDVIHRYDCVKVCLAGHDHEGGHSIDSHGIHHRVLEAALECPPGTDAFGYIEVYDNMLSLVGTDRMKSTNIHFNPY, from the coding sequence ATGGGGTCTGCAAATGGATTAACAAATGGGAGAGGCGGGCATCCTCTGTTTGCCTTTGGAGTTATTACTGATGTCCAGTATGCTGATATCCCTAATGGCCACTCGTTCCTCGGAGTTCCCCGGTTTTATCGACATAGTATGCTCGTCTTGCAAAGGGCAGTCAAGAGCTGGAACAACAACAAGAATCTTAACTTCGCCATTCATTTCGGAGACATTGTTGATGGGAAATGTCCCAAGGATCAATCTCTAAATGCTGTCAAAAAACTGGTAgatgagtttgaaaattttaagggtcCTGTTTATCATATGATTGGGAATCATTGTCTTTACAATCTCCCAAGGGATAAGTTACTTCCTTTATTGAAGATCCCGAATCTTGATGGCGGTCGTGCCTACTACGAGTTTTCACCAGCACCGGGATACAGATTTGTTGTATTGGATGGTTATGATATCAGTGCAATCGGATGGCCTCATGACCATCCAAAAACGTTGGAGGCATTGAAGTTCTTGAGGGAAAGAAACCCAAACTCCGATAAAAACAGCCCAAACGGACTCGAGGGACTTGATAGAAGGTTCCTTATGTTTAATGGAGCTGTTGGGGAAGAGCAAATGGAATGGCTAGATTGTGTACTTCGAGATGCAACAAATATGAAACAGAAAGTGGTTGTATGTTGTCATTTGCCTCTAGATCCGGGTGCTTCGAGCCAAGAGCCACTTCTATGGAATTACGATGAAGTAATGGATGTTATTCATCGATATGATTGTGTGAAGGTTTGTCTCGCAGGACACGATCATGAAGGAGGACATTCGATTGATTCTCACGGGATTCATCATCGAGTGCTCGAAGCTGCCTTGGAATGCCCGCCAGGTACTGATGCATTTGGATATATAGAGGTTTATGACAACATGTTATCACTCGTTGGAACAGATCGAATGAAAAGCACCAACATTCATTTCAATCCTTATTAA
- the LOC105788526 gene encoding high-affinity nitrate transporter 3.1-like has translation MAATGLLLGLILVLGCFSEIGVALISFSSLQTTLVVTASHPQRLLRAGEDKITVRWGLNQSLPAGTDSAYKTIKVQLCYAPISQVDRAWRKTEDHLSRDKTCQFKIVKRPYTTGNQTLEWTIERDVPTATYFVRAYALDANDHEVAYGQNTDAKKTTNLFEIQAISGRHVSLDIASVCFSVFSIVSLMGFFFVEKRKGRKAQQ, from the exons ATGGCGGCTACAGGTCTTCTACTGGGTTTAATACTTGTTTTGGGTTGCTTTTCAGAGATTGGTGTTGCCCTCATCTCTTTCTCTTCGTTGCAAACAACACTTGTTGTCACCGCTTCTCATCCACAACGAC TTCTCAGAGCTGGGGAAGACAAAATAACAGTGAGATGGGGGCTGAACCAGAGTCTCCCTGCAGGGACCGACTCGGCCTATAAGACAATCAAGGTTCAGTTATGCTACGCACCCATTAGCCAGGTTGACCGCGCCTGGAGGAAAACCGAGGACCATCTTTCCAGAGACAAAACTTGCCAATTCAAGATCGTTAAAAGGCCCTACACCACCGGCAACCAAACTTTGGAATGGACCATCGAGCGAGACGTGCCGACTGCCACATACTTCGTCCGAGCCTACGCACTGGACGCCAATGATCACGAAGTGGCTTACGGTCAAAATACTGATGCCAAAAAGACTACCAACCTCTTCGAAATCCAGGCCATCAGCGGACGCCATGTCTCGCTCGATATCGCATCCGTTTGCTTCAGCGTTTTCTCCATCGTTTCCTTGATGGGCTTCTTCTTtgtggagaaaagaaaaggaagaaaggCTCAACAGTAG
- the LOC105788525 gene encoding manganese-dependent ADP-ribose/CDP-alcohol diphosphatase isoform X1, producing the protein MGSANGLTNGRGGHPLFAFGVITDVQYADIPNGHSFLGVPRFYRHSMLVLQRAVKSWNNNKNLNFAIHFGDIVDGKCPKDQSLNAVKKLVDEFENFKGPVYHMIGNHCLYNLPRDKLLPLLKIPNLDGGRAYYEFSPAPGYRFVVLDGYDISAIGWPHDHPKTLEALKFLRERNPNSDKNSPNGLEGLDRRFLMFNGAVGEEQMEWLDCVLRDATNMKQKVVVCCHLPLDPGASSQEPLLWNYDEVMDVIHRYDCVKVCLAGHDHEGGHSIDSHGIHHRVLEAALECPPGHDIYDGGHSIDPHRIHHPVLEAALEYPPGTIMLEQME; encoded by the exons ATGGGGTCTGCAAATGGATTAACAAATGGGAGAGGCGGGCATCCTCTGTTTGCCTTTGGAGTTATTACTGATGTCCAGTATGCTGATATCCCTAATGGCCACTCGTTCCTCGGAGTTCCCCGGTTTTATCGACATAGTATGCTCGTCTTGCAAAGGGCAGTCAAGAGCTGGAACAACAACAAGAATCTTAACTTCGCCATTCATTTCGGAGACATTGTTGATGGGAAATGTCCCAAGGATCAATCTCTAAATGCTGTCAAAAAACTGGTAgatgagtttgaaaattttaagggtcCTGTTTATCATATGATTGGGAATCATTGTCTTTACAATCTCCCAAGGGATAAGTTACTTCCTTTATTGAAGATCCCGAATCTTGATGGCGGTCGTGCCTACTACGAGTTTTCACCAGCACCGGGATACAGATTTGTTGTATTGGATGGTTATGATATCAGTGCAATCGGATGGCCTCATGACCATCCAAAAACGTTGGAGGCATTGAAGTTCTTGAGGGAAAGAAACCCAAACTCCGATAAAAACAGCCCAAACGGACTCGAGGGACTTGATAGAAGGTTCCTTATGTTTAATGGAGCTGTTGGGGAAGAGCAAATGGAATGGCTAGATTGTGTACTTCGAGATGCAACAAATATGAAACAGAAAGTGGTTGTATGTTGTCATTTGCCTCTAGATCCGGGTGCTTCGAGCCAAGAGCCACTTCTATGGAATTACGATGAAGTAATGGATGTTATTCATCGATATGATTGTGTGAAGGTTTGTCTCGCAGGACACGATCATGAAGGAGGACATTCGATTGATTCTCACGGGATTCATCATCGAGTGCTCGAAGCTGCCTTGGAATGCCCGCCAG GACATGACATTTATGACGGAGGGCATTCAATCGATCCTCACAGAATTCATCATCCAGTGCTTGAAGCTGCCTTGGAATACCCTCCAGGTACCATCATGTTGGAACAGATGGAATGA